One Megalopta genalis isolate 19385.01 chromosome 5, iyMegGena1_principal, whole genome shotgun sequence DNA window includes the following coding sequences:
- the LOC117226851 gene encoding phosphatidylinositol-3,5-bisphosphate 3-phosphatase MTMR4 — protein MESSEEPTSLQSICHLHASELFPKYAHVECDDETLTIPFTPLSGESIVALGRTTDGILALSNYRLYLQSSQACYNIPLGLIEQLEVREIFFLHIGCKDARSLSCAFSTNEHCFEWFKRLHKVTYPKKSIEDMFAFAYYAWSIEEGKDFGKIGKDNTSYATTFNSEVERLKFNLHGTWRISQINKDYRMCPSYPPLFLVPSCITDDTLEHVAMYRSSSRIPVVVWRHVNNGAVIARSSQPELGWFGRRNEFDEKLLKALSNACSYDKGKSTLVDPSTDTRDKAAATVSNTKKVLIVDARSYTTAVANRARGGGCECREYYPNCDIQFMNLPNIHSIRKSFHTVRQLCATDTEQPNWLSLLEGTRWLQHMSGLLHAAVTVASAIERDARPVLVHCSDGWDRTPQIVALAQILLDPYYRTMEGFQILCEREWLDFGHKFADRCGQTVSCEDLNERCPVFLQWLDCVHQLTEQFECCFQMSPAYLVKLAQHTYSQLFGTFLCNTIQERLQLRIRERTFSVWRFLNSSSFVNHLYSPLEKQVLWPDYNVRKLKLWSEVYSGSMESSVGTRDNKQNVTMIDIEPGETEEPQRQITKTRSCDDLIHAPDHTAYHQRRLSAPSISVEKKMDSLTLEADTADKSADECNIAACTQSSWSEDDKSFDAEKEDRPDKSKRQNMATTQFSNDSPANPSVDSSTDTLIPSNESLLDTTDNDKETRPQESSPQDIVSSWVETNSVGETVCSCTRNCNSNHGQNQNHNEGSDFSDISAPLMSRTPSSGVCPASPIHRDMVPSNPDRLDDVDGLPIIHCDVQMRVQQIIVENKLKEDALRKELHTTRLALIKQVCNHNAETERIDDIGSLPDSVGSAGDHGESLPSDMSWEAVEELGPAPTLWVPDHAVTRCMGCDTEFWLGRRKHHCRCCGKIFCADCSENSTPLPSEQLYNPVRVCSDCFSRIHRHTSPCQCNTRLSNKGDNDAELISINSENVLACPRPKCLNIAKDSCCENLLQVTHPKAQPPVAAATVN, from the exons ATGGAGAGTTCTGAAGAGCCAACAAGTTTACAATCCATTTGTCACTTACATGCTTCGGAATTATTTCCAAAGTATGCACACGTGGAATGCGATGATGAAACCCTAACGATTCCATTTACTCCTTTAAGCGGGGAATCGATCGTGGCACTCGGACGTACAACAGATGGGATACTGGCTCTTTCTAACTACAGATTGTATTTACAATCGAGTCAAGCCTGTTACAACATCCCATTAGGTTTAATAGAACAGCTGGAAGTCAGAGAGATTTTCTTTTTACATATTGGATGCAAAGATGCTCGTTCCCTGAG TTGTGCTTTTTCCACGAATGAacattgtttcgaatggttcaAACGTCTGCACAAAGTGACCTATCCGAAGAAGAGTATAGAGGACATGTTCGCCTTCGCGTATTACGCTTGGTCCATCGAGGAGGGAAAAGATTTTGGTAAAATTGGAAAAGATAATACATCTTACGCGACTACTTTCAACTCCGAG GTGGAACGATTGAAGTTCAATTTACATGGTACCTGGCGGATCAGTCAGATCAATAAAGATTACCGAATGTGTCCGTCGTATCCACCGTTGTTTCTGGTCCCTTCCTGCATCACCGATGATACTTTGGAACATGTGGCTATGTATCGTAGTTCTAGTCGAATTCCTGTTGTTGTTTGGAG ACACGTGAACAATGGTGCGGTAATAGCGCGAAGTAGTCAACCAGAACTCGGTTGGTTTGGTCGGCGCAACGAATTCGACGAGAAATTACTCAAAGCTCTATCGAATGCGTGTTCCTATGACAAAGGTAAATCGACATTGGTGGATCCTTCCACCGATACCCGTGACAAAGCTGCAGCCACAGTGAGCAATACCAAA AAAGTTCTAATTGTGGACGCCAGATCATACACGACCGCTGTGGCTAACAGAGCGCGTGGAGGCGGCTGCGAATGTCGAGAGTATTATCCTAACTGTGACATACAGTTCATGAATTTACCAAACATTCACTCTATACGTAAAAGTTTTCACACGGTGAGACAGCTCTGCGCAACGGACACAGAACAACCGAA TTGGCTTAGCCTTTTGGAAGGAACGCGGTGGTTGCAACACATGTCTGGATTATTGCATGCAGCGGTGACCGTGGCATCTGCGATCGAAAGAGATGCTCGACCGGTATTAGTACATTGCAGCGATGGCTGGGACAGGACGCCCCAAATAGTTGCTTTGGCACAAATTCTTCTCGATCCTTATTATCGAACTATGGAG GGATTCCAAATCTTATGCGAGAGAGAATGGTTAGACTTTGGACATAAATTCGCAGATCGATGTGGACAGACAGTCAGCTGCGAAGATCTGAATGAACGATGTCCAGTATTTCTGCAGTGGCTGGACTGTGTACACCAATTGACTGAACAATTTGAATGTTGTTTTCAAATGTCTCCAGCATATCTC GTGAAGTTGGCGCAGCATACGTATTCACAACTTTTCGGCACATTTCTCTGCAACACGATACAGGAAAGGCTACAATTGCGAATACGGGAACGAACGTTTTCAGTTTGGCGGTTCCTTAATTCCAGTTCGTTTGTAAATCACTTGTACTCGCCTTTAGAGAAACAA GTGCTGTGGCCGGACTACAACGTTCGAAAGCTTAAGTTATGGTCCGAAGTCTATTCAGGCTCCATGGAATCCTCTGTTGGCACGAGGGACAACAAACAGAACGTGACGATGATAGACATCGAGCCCGGCGAAACTGAAGAACCACAACGGCAAATAACCAAGACTCGTTCGTGCGATGATCTGATACATGCTCCCGATCACACGGCCTATCATCAACGTAGACTCAGTGCTCCAAGTATCTCGGTAGAAAA AAAAATGGATTCTTTGACGCTCGAAGCGGACACGGCGGATAAAAGTGCGGACGAGTGCAACATCGCTGCGTGTACGCAGAGCAGCTGGTCAGAGGATGACAAGAGTTTCGACGCGGAAAAGGAAGACAGACCAGACAAATCGAAGCGACAGAACATGGCAACCACTCAATTTTCGAACGACTCGCCGGCGAATCCTTCGGTAGACAGTTCAACGGACACATTGATACCTAGCAACGAATCGTTGCTCGACACGACTGACAACGACAAAGAAAC CAGACCACAAGAGAGTTCACCGCAGGACATCGTTTCCTCGTGGGTAGAAACGAACTCGGTCGGCGAAACCGTTTGCTCCTGCACCCGCAACTGCAATTCGAATCATGGTCAGAATCAGAATCATAACGAGGGCAGCGATTTCAGCGATATCAGCGCGCCGTTGATGTCGAGAACACCGAGTAGCGGCGTTTGTCCGGCTTCGCCGATTCATCGTGACATGGTCCCAAGTAATCCTGACAGATTGGACGACGTAGACGGTCTTCCTATTATACATTGCGATGTACAGATGCGCGTGCAACAAATTATAGTGGAGAACAAG CTGAAAGAGGACGCATTGAGGAAGGAGTTACATACAACAAGGCTGGCGTTGATCAAACAGGTTTGCAATCATAATGCAGAAACCGAGCGCATCGACGATATC GGATCGTTACCGGACTCTGTGGGCAGTGCCGGTGACCACGGAGAGTCATTGCCATCGGACATGTCCTGGGAAGCTGTTGAAGAATTGGGACCAGCTCCTACTTTGTGGGTACCTGATCACGCGGTGACCCGGTGCATGGGTTGTGATACAGAATTCTGGCTAGGAAGACGCAAACACCATTGCAG ATGCTGTGGTAAAATCTTCTGTGCGGACTGTTCAGAGAACTCGACCCCGCTGCCCAGCGAGCAGCTTTACAATCCCGTGAGAGTGTGCAGCGACTGTTTCTCGCGGATCCATCGGCACACGAGCCCTTGTCAGTGCAACACCCGTCTCTCGAACAAAGGGGATAACGACGCAGAGTTGATCTCGATCAATTCGGAAAACGTGCTCGCCTGTCCGCGACCAAAGTGTTTGAATATCGCAAAAGACAGTTGCTGTGAGAACCTTTTGCAGGTCACGCATCCGAAAGCACAACCGCCGGTCGCGGCGGCCACGGTCAACTGA